Within the Marinobacter sp. SS13-12 genome, the region AATGGGAAGTGATTTTTCAGCCCCAGTTCAGTTTCATGGTCTTTACTGGACAGGGTGCAGTTCAATGTAGGTATTAAGGAGGATCTCATGAACAGATTTAGCCGTTTAATCGCGTGTTCCGTACTGGTGGCAGCGCCCGCTTTGGTCTTTGCACAGGGGAATTCCCAGCAAATGCCCCGCGGGGGCATGATGGACCAGGAACAGATGCAGCAAATGAATGAAAACATGTCGCAAATGCAGTCCATGATGCAGGAAATGCGCAACGCCAAATCTGATGCCGAGCGCCAGCGCATCCGCGAAAAGCACATGGAGTCCATGCAGGAGCACATGGGTATGATGCGTGGCGGCATGATGGGCCAGGGCATGATGGGCCAGGGCATGATGGGCCAAGGTCAGGGCATGATGAATAACCAGGGCCAGGGCATGATGAATGATCAGGGCCAGGGTCAAGGCAAGAAGCAGTCTGGCAATGGCCAGGGCAACCGCGCTGGTGGTGCCGGTATGGATAACGAGCAGCGTCTGGAGATGATGGAGAATCGCATGAACCAGATGCAGCTCATGATGGAACAGATGTTGGAGCATCAGCGCCAACTGAACCGGAATTGATCTCTGTCCCACAACCGGTTGGCGCGTATGTGGTAGCGTAAGGCCTTTCGTAACTCTTTTCTGAAGAAACGGAGGCTGATGTGCTGGAACGGCTGCAGCGCCGACTTGGGCTCCAGACTATACCTGGGGTGTTTTTCACCTCTGCCGGGGTGGCTACTTTGTTTGTCGCCCTGGCGGTCCCGTTTGACCAGGTCGTAGCCGACAGTTTCGGGCTACTCACTGGCTGGGTGGCCCGTAATCTGGGCTGGTTCTACATCCTCGCCGTTACTTCGTTACTGGTGTTCCTGCTTGGTCTGGCTGTGAGCCGCTACGGCAATATCCGCCTGGGAGCCGACGACAGCCGCCCCGACTATTCCAACCTGACCTGGTTCACGATGCTCTTCGCCGCCGGCATCGGCACCATACTTATGTTCTGGGGCGTAGCAGAGCCGATCTCCCATTTCGCCAATCCTCCCTTTGAGGGCGTGCAGCCGGGTTCGGAAAGGGCTGCCGGTGATGCCATGACCGTAGCGCTCTATCACTTCGGCCTGCACACCTGGACCATCTTTGCCATGCCGGGACTGGCGATCGGCTACTTTGCCTACCGGCACAACCTGCCCATGCGCATCAGCAGCCTGTTCTATCCGATTCTCGGCGAGCGGGCCTTCGGGCCCTGGGGCTGGGCGGTGGATGTGATTGCCGTACTCGGTACCCTGTTTGGCGTGGCAACGTCGTTGGGGCTGGGGACGCTGCAACTGAACAGTGGTCTCAACTATCTTTTTGATGTGCCATCGACTGGCCTGGTCCAGGTCATTCTGATTGCGACCATTTCCAGTATCGCCGCTACGTCGGTGGCTCTCGGCCTGGATAAGGGAGTGCGCCGGTTGTCGCAGCTCAACATTGTGCTGGCCATGGTTCTGCTCTTATTCGTGCTCGCCGTCGGGCCAACCGTGTTTATTGCCGAGGGAATGGTCCAGAGCGTGGGTGATTATTTTGATGCCTTGCCCTGGTTGGCCTTCTGGACCGAGACCTTCAATGAGACGGACTGGCAGCGGCAATGGACCCTGTTCTACTGGGCCTGGACCATCTCCTGGGCACCCTATGTCGGAATCTTCATTGCCCGGATTTCGCGGGGGCGGACCATCCGTGAGTTCGTTGCCGGTGTTCTGTTTGCTCCCACAGCCTTCACGCTGGTGTGGTTCGGGATCTTCGGGTTATCCGCCATTCAGGTGGAAATGAACGGGCAGATCGCGCTGGCTGAACAGGTGCAGCAGGACCCCTCAGTGGCCATTTTTGCTTTCCTGGAAGCCTTTCCGCTTGCGGAAGCAGCATCGGCCCTGAGTGTCGTCATCATTGTGATTTTCTTTACCACGTCATCCGACTCCGCCTCCCTGGTTATCGATATGCTGACCCGGCGGGACGATCAGCCGTCTCTGGTGCGCCAACGAATTTTCTGGGCGGCAGCCCAGGGTGTCATCGCTGCCACTCTGCTGTTGGCGGGTGGGCTCGATGCCCTGCAGAACGTGATTACCTCCCTGGGCCTGCCCTTCTGTTTTTTACTGATTTTCATGGCGGTGGCTCTGTTCCGGGCGCTGCGGGCAGATTACCGGGGGTACAGTATCAATGAACTGGTCCAGGGACGGGCTTTCCCGGAAGTTGTGGCCACTTCCGAAACGAAACAGGAGAATGATTATGTATCGGAAACTGTTAATCGCCATTGATCCGGACGACGATGGTGAGGGCAAACGTGCGCTTGCGGCTGCTATGGATCTTTTGGACGAGGACGGTGAGCTTCACCTTGCCAGTGTCTACAGCCCCGGCGGTGGCGGTTTTTTCCCGCATGTGACGGAAGAGGCACCGGAGGAGAAAGAGGCCGAGGTCCGGGAGGTGCTGGATCTTCTTGTGCGGAAATATCTGCCGCTGAACCGCAGTGCAAACCTGCACGTGGTGGCAGGCAACGCTGGCGAAAAATTGGTGGGCCTGGCGGGCCAACTTTGTGCTGATCTGTTGATGCTGGTATCCCGTGGCAGCACCGGGCACTGGCCGATGCGCCGGGCGACAGTGGAGCATGTTTCAGTGAATGCCCCGTGTCCGGTACTCGTATTGCCGTCTCTGGAAAAATCCGGGCCCGAGCCGGGGGAAAAGGAATCGGTTGACTGATCGCCCGATAGTCTCTGGTCAGAGCATTACTCTGACCAGAGCTCTGCGGGACTTGCTTTGCCTCCTGCGCTTGTCATACCGGCTTTAAGGGTTCCTGGTTCTTCCGATTGGCCAGGAACTCGGGCCGCGGCTTGTTGCCGCAATACGGCTCTTCCAGCGTGTTGTGAACGCTGTTGTAGACGAAGAACAGATTGCTTCGTGGCCAGCACGACATGTTCACGTTGGAACCATGGAGGGTGTTGCACTCGAATATGATCAGCGATCCCGGAGGCCCTTTGGGCGCTTCAATGGAATTCTCGTTCATCAGCCTGGTCAGGCTGGCGGCATCAGGAACACCCAGGTTCTGGGATTTGAGCGATTCCTTGTAGTTGTCTTCCGGCGTACGGCCAACACAGGGAATGAAGTACTTCTGGGAGCCGGGAATCAGCATCAGCGGGCCGTTGAACTCGTTGTTGTCGGTCATCACGATGGAGCAGCTCAGGCAGCGCATCCGTGGCATGCCGTCTTCGCTGTGCCAGGTTTCAAAGTCCGAGTGCCAGTTGAATCCCTTGCCCTTGAAGCCGGGTTTGTAATTGATTCGTGACTGATGGATGTAGACCTCGCTGTCCAGCAGCTGGTGAACGATGTCCAGCAGATGCGGGTCACGGGTCAGCCGGTCGAAGCGCTCCGATATCTCATGAATACCAAAGATGGAACGAATCTCTTCCTTTCCCGGTTCAAGGATGGTTCCTTCGGACAGCTTGAGGTCCTCATCTTCCTCATAATCCTTCAGTTCCTTGATGAAACCGTCCATCTCGTCCTTGGAAAAGAAGGAATCAAAGAACAGAAATCCGTTGTCATCGAATTCGCGCACCTGCTCGCTGGATAACGGGCCGTCGGAGAGCCTTTCTTCTGGCGTATGCACCACCGGGTCCAGCCTTTCGAACATGCCCAGCTTCCGCTCAAGGCGAGTCGGAAAAAGGTCCTGTGAGCGTGACATAAATGTCCTCCTTATCGGGTAACACGTACTAGAGTTATAGATGAAATGGAGGTTTTCAACCATGGAGCGTGGTGAAGGCCGCCCTTGAAACACTGCAGAATGAGTCCACGGTTGTAGTAGAGCACTGGACTTACCGAACTATCTAACCAGTTACGGAGGGATCCCGATGACACGAAGCACCTCAAAAACTGCAACCGGAAATACCAGCCCGCCAGGGAAATCCTCATCGCGCCGGGTTTATCTTGTGGATGGTGCACGCACCCCGTTCCTCAAGGCCAGGGGGCGCCCCGGCCCGTTTTCGCCGGTTGATCTCGCCGTTCAGTGTGGGCGCCCTCTACTCTTGCGACAGCCAATACCGGCGGACGCCTATGACCAGGTCATCCTTGGCTGTGTCAACGTGGTGCCATCAGAAATGAACCCGGCAAGAATTGCTGCCCTGCGCCTGGGTATGGGAGAAGCCATGCCCGCGTTTACGGTGCAGATCAATTGCGGTTCCGGCATGCAGTCCATTGATACCGCCTACATATACATCCGTGATGGTGACAGCGATCTGATTCTGGCGGGCGGCACCGACGCTCTCAGCCATGCCCCCATGGTTCTGCAAACAGAGGCCGTGGAATGGCTGGCAGGGCTGAGTGCGGCTTCGTCTCCGCAGGATTATGCCCGCCAGCTAGGCCAGTTCAGCTCGAAGGACTTCAAGCCGGAAATCAGCCTGGCCAAGGGGCTGACCGACCCCATTGTCGGTTTGAGTATGGGCCAGACAGCAGAGGTTTTGGCTCAGCAGTTCAATATTACCCGGCAGGAAGCGGATGAGTATGCCGTATCAAGCCACCAGCGCCTTGCCCGGGCGCAGGAGGAAGGCTGGCTGGATGATGAGGTGGTGCCAGCCGTATCGCCGGAAGGGGAATTGTTCCGGCAGGATGATGGCGTGCGCGCCGACACATCCGCCGAGGCCCTCGCCAAGCTCAAGGCAGCCTTCGAGCCGCCTTTCGGGCAGGTGACGCCCGGGAACAGTTCCC harbors:
- a CDS encoding BCCT family transporter is translated as MLERLQRRLGLQTIPGVFFTSAGVATLFVALAVPFDQVVADSFGLLTGWVARNLGWFYILAVTSLLVFLLGLAVSRYGNIRLGADDSRPDYSNLTWFTMLFAAGIGTILMFWGVAEPISHFANPPFEGVQPGSERAAGDAMTVALYHFGLHTWTIFAMPGLAIGYFAYRHNLPMRISSLFYPILGERAFGPWGWAVDVIAVLGTLFGVATSLGLGTLQLNSGLNYLFDVPSTGLVQVILIATISSIAATSVALGLDKGVRRLSQLNIVLAMVLLLFVLAVGPTVFIAEGMVQSVGDYFDALPWLAFWTETFNETDWQRQWTLFYWAWTISWAPYVGIFIARISRGRTIREFVAGVLFAPTAFTLVWFGIFGLSAIQVEMNGQIALAEQVQQDPSVAIFAFLEAFPLAEAASALSVVIIVIFFTTSSDSASLVIDMLTRRDDQPSLVRQRIFWAAAQGVIAATLLLAGGLDALQNVITSLGLPFCFLLIFMAVALFRALRADYRGYSINELVQGRAFPEVVATSETKQENDYVSETVNRH
- a CDS encoding universal stress protein, whose translation is MYRKLLIAIDPDDDGEGKRALAAAMDLLDEDGELHLASVYSPGGGGFFPHVTEEAPEEKEAEVREVLDLLVRKYLPLNRSANLHVVAGNAGEKLVGLAGQLCADLLMLVSRGSTGHWPMRRATVEHVSVNAPCPVLVLPSLEKSGPEPGEKESVD
- the thpD gene encoding ectoine hydroxylase; this encodes MSRSQDLFPTRLERKLGMFERLDPVVHTPEERLSDGPLSSEQVREFDDNGFLFFDSFFSKDEMDGFIKELKDYEEDEDLKLSEGTILEPGKEEIRSIFGIHEISERFDRLTRDPHLLDIVHQLLDSEVYIHQSRINYKPGFKGKGFNWHSDFETWHSEDGMPRMRCLSCSIVMTDNNEFNGPLMLIPGSQKYFIPCVGRTPEDNYKESLKSQNLGVPDAASLTRLMNENSIEAPKGPPGSLIIFECNTLHGSNVNMSCWPRSNLFFVYNSVHNTLEEPYCGNKPRPEFLANRKNQEPLKPV
- a CDS encoding acetyl-CoA C-acetyltransferase, producing MTRSTSKTATGNTSPPGKSSSRRVYLVDGARTPFLKARGRPGPFSPVDLAVQCGRPLLLRQPIPADAYDQVILGCVNVVPSEMNPARIAALRLGMGEAMPAFTVQINCGSGMQSIDTAYIYIRDGDSDLILAGGTDALSHAPMVLQTEAVEWLAGLSAASSPQDYARQLGQFSSKDFKPEISLAKGLTDPIVGLSMGQTAEVLAQQFNITRQEADEYAVSSHQRLARAQEEGWLDDEVVPAVSPEGELFRQDDGVRADTSAEALAKLKAAFEPPFGQVTPGNSSQVTDGASWMILASEDAVKKYGLKPRAVLVDSEWAALDPKIMGLGPVLSSTALLKRHNAGLNDIDLWEINEAFAAQVLACTRAWDDPEFCKVALGLDKPMGKLDPERLNVDGGAVAMGHPVGTSGNRIVLHLMNALHRKGHKRGIATECIGGGQSGAMLIEAV